The genomic window TGAGTTTAGGTTCATAGTTGCTACAGCATACAACAGTATATAGTCTTAAGATTTTcagatttatgatattattcatggtgaataaatatgtataaattatattataaagggtCAAAgaggaatatttatttatattttaaccataatatatactttttggaACGTTAAAGAGCTCTAAGAGATTTATAAACttcaatactaataaataataactaactgcagatttatattattattattattattatttatgaacgaTACAAGTGGTGGATCTCTTATATGATTTCGACCATACAATCTAGTACCGATTACTGTCTTATTAcgaatatagtaaaaaaaatttaaaattaacagcttttaatagtttcaaaatatatgaaaattaatgaaaacaattttatgaaaaaagtttgccttatttttaacttaattgcccattaaaatttaatgtatagtcTATTATATAggaggtataatattatatacacgttacagtatacagtatagaatactgtataaaaattacttttgtgtCTATACACTCTGTAAGATAAATGCACATTGTACGTTTacggtaggtacctatatgatttttaacgaTATTTTTCACTATTCGCCTGTTTTTAGatcgttataattataaatgcagTTATAATGTAGCTCtatgtatatctataaattatagtttatacctacctacaatatGAACAACTTTTAGCTTATCATAAGCTACACTCGCGGCCACATACTATGAAATACACTACTTTACTGAATAATCGTATAGTGAtgatcatgtataatattattttttcataatcattaaagtccttaatatattatagaaatttgaatggtccaaaaaattaaaaccaaacaGTTTTCGTTCTACGTACTTGTACGAATCCGAGTAATCTTTTCATCGTATTCATCGGCGTCTTGGTGATATGCCGCCAACTTACGCCTTTACTGTTCATTGTCAATACCACTCCATCGAAAGTACCACTTGTAACCATCAAATATTCTAACATCATAAAAAAGTACCTACAACAGCGAACGTAGTCGTACTCTCGAGGATcggtatttttgaaatttgtgtATAGGATGCGCTCTTGTTTGCCACTACTAGGATTTAACACTATACAAATactcctaaataaataaattaaataaatcaaaaatcaatgtCCGTAATTTGTTCAGATATGAATATggataattacttataatagatAGTTTAAAGAGgatgtataattttgattattttagttataatccTTATTCaattgtaagtaaaaaaatatatatgcgtaGTTTTGAACTTCAGAAATTGATCGTttaggtttaaaaattaaagtgtttAAACGGTTTTATAATCaagtcaaatataattataaaatagaaaaataattattttaaatgatcgatcagatgtaattatattatgcctctgacaatttaaattattttattaatatatatatatatcttaaatgtctataactattttataaaacaatagattTAAGTTGAAGATTTATGAAGTTAATTTtcattagattattataatgtataaatggcGATTATATTTCGGTTTATATATGCGATGTTCTAAGAATGTACCTAAAACTACAACCCATATTCGTGTTATAtagtacttacatattatcgAATACCTGTTTCATCTCTTCAGACGATGgatcataattttcaaaaacttgtGGAAGTTCTTTACGGTACTTGCAATAATTAGTGATTGTTTTGTACGCCTCGTCGACATTGAAGTAACTACTATGGAGGAACATGACGATTAATTTTGCTACAAAAAAAACGAGAAATAAGTGAATTAGGAAAACGAATatcgaaaaatgtataaagacttttaaataatataaacacattatacagttataattcatatcgcatttgatgaatatattataaaactatataacttatttaccaatatattaatgaattattatcatttaattctataacatgtatttaaaGTAGCTCCAATACTACAAAaagttattctataaaatcGTACCTCGTAAAGGAGGTAAGTCAACATTTGCTTTCAAACGTTCTGTTAGCACCTCGatgtcttttaaatttaattccgGATACTTTTCTTGTTCAGACTTCAAAAAATCTTCATAACTTGTTTCCGGTTGATACATTTTGTCGGAccctaaataattacaataaatcaatTGTATAACAAGTAATTGATTACAATCTTCGACAAACATATCAACAATCAGGTattgatacatattatgaataaacataaatcgTACCTAATAACATCGttcctttaatatttaaattatttaaaatgtacaaaaatatttatttaaatcattatttatatttataattttacaatatattatttatacatatataatcattatttaaattataatattaattattatgcataatattgtattaatacatatttaacgtTCACAAGTTATAAACACTGCGTgtcaagttataatattttattcatcaatatgtttttttaatgaataggtACGgtgcctataataatatttgaaatgtatagtattcatatatatttttagcagTATAgagctaaaaatataatatataatttatgattatgctTCGTAACTATTAACATCAGAaagaaattacttttttaatctaaatgaaaatttttatgtatcaccaagtataattatattaaacagtatGATCGAAAATAAAgatagtacaaaatattttgaacgcAAACCCTTTAATGTGATTTGTGTTCTTTTACTTCATAGttcatttcataatattacaattttttacatttattctgCAAATCTGCagcaaaacaatatatatatatttttttaattttaaatttatacatggatttatcaattttttttaaaagactatgatttaaaaaaattaaaattgtatcaacTTTAACAAGAATAACTTTGAACAATTTACCTgtgtaaacattatataatatattacaaacaaggtataaaatatttaattaaatttcgaaaaattgaacaattaatattttatacttctgcAGTTGATAATGTATTATGCGGTCAACAACctcataattgataaaatgtaagAAAGCAATTTCACCTTTAGTAACATTGTTATTTCTTCAAACAatcatttaaatgaaaaacttatTCGTCTCTATATGTGTTATACATTAACTGTTAAAGTTAGTTCGTGTTAAAGTTTAACACTCTTGAAACAGCAatattaaacgtttaaaatttgtactaattaaaataccaattataattagctaaattgataaataatgtataaatatataaatcaatgcaaataatataaaacatttagttaatgatgctgaaaaatattttaaaaatataaaaagattataaattaaattgttgaacGTTATCTATAACTACACTCCAACGTGTATCAAACGTGACTACGCATACTCAACGTGTATTCAGTATACACAGACAacacaatataggtattatttctaattaacaattaaaataacagtttacATTAATTCTTTTCTTAATCAATTGATGTCACGTACGAGCAGAGGGATCtgcagttataaaatataaaaaaaattgtatccaaCCCAAAAACGTActtaagttaacatttttgatgaatttttcaaaattttaatttaaatgctaataataaaaaattaataaatgtttaacattttttagaaaataaaccaaaaacacTCTAGTCACTAGAGTAGTGGAGTTTAGTGATAAAACCCTATGAGAAatcttacaaaaaataatcaagctttacataaattaaaaatactaagaaattttaattataaagtatttgaatatttttatgattatattaaattttataaaaaataaacctaacctacaataataacacCGAATAGAATCGAATTTTCTATCACTGCAATTAGTATCatcattatagtaattataggCATACATAGTTACAATTGCCGGTGTATAagtacagttttaattttgttattgtttataaataatatatttccggGTAATTCGCAGTAATAACTTTACTAtagagtacctacctatgttttgaaaacaagattaatgaatatagttaaaaaaattaaaacagttaaaataaagaaaaataactttaaccgGTTAGTGGTATACTGGTAAATTACTCAGGAATTAtacccattataataattatatcgaaTGATCATTTCCGGTTTCATGGTTGGTACAAAATATACGATTCGCGATGCATCTACGCCGGACCTGTaggttttcataatttatataatcatgcaaatagtaataacatttaCACAAGACTCAGGGTCATCTATATAACATGTGTAAGAACCCGTGATGCCTCTTATAGTCTTATATCTGTAacctgaaatatttaaaaggttTGAtttggattaaaaataaaggaagatactaaaataactcataaacaaaaatgtaaattttaatcactGCAGTATACgcttaaattcaaattaacataaatttacattttttttattataggtaatgatagaaaaataattgcaataaaatcttaataattaatactatttaggtTCCTTTACAAAGAtcgaaaaatagataatatgacattttacAAGGCCTACTAATTTGAGACCTCAATTATGATAAATCGTTCGAAGTCAAATCACTGAATTAACCCGCCCCCGCATGACATGCTTTAAGACGTGTTTCAATTACACGAAATATCATACGAAGTAGCCAATAACACTGTAAtgaaaatatgacaataaaaataaaaatttagtttaaacatACGTAATCgtcaaaaatctcaaaaatggCCAAGCTCGTATAAAGTTAACAAACTGCAATATTCTATCATTTACACacacctataatatagtatacagcCACCGAATAGCCTTAATTCAATACGTTTTATAACAccttaacaaaatatcaacgaagtacaataaaactatagttttgaaggtttaaaaactatatatttttaattttcttacgtCATCCTAAAATGAAACTACGTCTTACTTatcgattaaattttttaattaaggaAATCTACTGTCAACACTACACCACGTATGACGAACATCGTacgtgtatattgtatagaatatGGCATTTGCTGTTATTATTTGTGAACGGTGCAATGGGAGAATTGTTACTGGaaaacaatcattttattttgaaaaatatttgtttttcacataattttgactcacaaaaaaaaaaaaatagaacctACTatggctatttttttttatcgtaatcaaagtttattacttttttaaatgaaagcatacgtttttaatttcgtattccaaagcagaaaagcagaatatttttctgagaattttgaaaaaataagtttattcattatacaatGAGCTACTCCGCTCTACTCATCTAAActcaaaaatttataacaataggtaataaaataccaactcattcaacatttttaaaatttaaactttgaactttgaagttacatttttataaaaaaaaatttcagaaaaatattttgcttcgGGGcatatgaaattgaaaatgtatctgtgtatattatcattcaaaaaattcaaaaatataatatttaaagatccTGTTTCATAATAACTTCAAAATTCAAGCTATAggaatacaaaacaaaataccaaaaacattattactgCTAAAAGAATCACCGAGTGACCACTGACCACTGGccagtatatacatatacataataaataaaatagtgttaTCACGACTTTAACCTATAGGTATACGAGTATGACTCATTAATCATTAGTTTATGAATAAAAGTACAGAGGACGTCAACACGCGCTCTTCGTCCTCCGTGGAAAATTCCATTTTCGCTACCACAATCGTAATGGTTGAATGCCATGAACCTGTGATGTTGATACgacaacaatttaatttaggtaatgtagtttgtgtgtatgtgtaaattatcacttattattactatcacgTTAATTACTGCTGTCTTTCACGCATAAAACACAGTAAAAACAAGTTTGTGATGATTTGACATATacctaatcataaaaatagattGAACATAGtgattttaaagataaatctaATATCATCATTTATCATCGATTTTCtgatattttctaaaacatttaacataacctttttcattattagtactaaataagtaggtaaacatttttatcgataCCTGTTCGACAGTAGTTCAGAAGTATGAgaattaacttttttgttaGTAGCtgttcattcattttttttaatgaaaacgtagtgttttgttgtattataaaattaaatataacttcaTGAATCTTTTTTTGCTATGGGTACTTTACATTTCTATGTACGACATACGTGATGAGAGTAAACAACATTAGTATTTAATGTGATTTCAGATTTTGTAACGTAGATActagatacttaaaataatattttttgtaataataataataaaatacaaaaacaaccacgatattacaatagttttatatacatttgtatctAATTATAGATATAGCATACCTACggaataattatagatatttaatagtagTATACATAAGTATCGTATACATTACACTAGAGCGTACGTACCTAGTAATAAACGTGATTATagcaagtacataatatattatacttgattcTGATACTCTTACAATGACGTCAAATAAGTtttcatcataatttaaaccttttttcatttaacagaaaaataacACATAAGACGTGTtgggtaggtacttatatcaCTAGacgtcaataaatattaaaaaacaactattgtacaataaatgcGTATGATTAGGTATTgattactacataatatagtgtattgaaatttaaaaatataataaaccaatGGCTAGTAGCGTCAGTTTTCCATGAAAGTGGAGATTGAACCTAACCTATGTCCAAAAAAGGAAGCATCTTAAATCAGTTATGAAATtccctaaaaaaaatgtgtatataattataattttcagtgaGACTAAATCCTTCAATTTTAGGCCTAATTAcgcgtaggtacctaaatttatacaattacacACCAaatgtagttatattatattaagtgttacaattttaatttttgtattttaatgacaatgaaaaatcaaatttagcgACTAAACTACATGAAAATGATTATacaattcaaacaaaaaggcattaaaaaatcattttagagTAAAAACGCATCATTTAaaaggtttatattataatatttcggaGACAAAcacaaatgttaattattgaaaaataaaaaaaaaattttttgaaaattacatcatttataaaaaaattctaacatgAAACTTTGatgaagatttaaaatatctacggttgtttaaaattttaaaatatagccaataaataagaaaatcaattttgtcaaatagtaattttttgtgcaaaaatttcaatttttcactTTTGTCTTCAAGAAAAAATGTCTTcagatacaaaataaaaaccctatttttgaaaaatcaatagGTACATTCATCATTTCACCAATAACATGAAATCACATTAGATGAgtgtttattcaaatttagtctTCATTGTGGATTGATATCACTTGATTACCTGAGTATGTAATGCCTAtactatttgtaaaaaattaaaaaaattacttttatcaattattgttatacatttctacgatgaaaacataataaataaaaacatttttttaatctaacaaTGAACAAGTTTTATGAGACATATATATTGGaccataatgtttaatatgttaacgttttacatttacaacgaacgagtaataaataataatgtacctaattataaaaaattaacaatttaaaaataaaaaagtatatcaccaaaaaattacgaaaatattccaatatataataatattggtgatAACTTGActcattttatttacctttGAATTTCGACGACGCTGACAAGGAATAGGTTACCTACCTGGCGATAAGTAACTGGCAGACAAACACTTTTCAACACTGCTAAAACGTTTATGCAGTATGCATAACTCACAATCAACGGCTATAAGTAAAATGCCGTGTCAGAGATAAAGGTATAGCTTAATATATTCAGTAATAATCTTCGATCAAATACCATTGTGTTGTACCAACATTGGACTTtgaattaatagaaaataaaactatgtcactatatattaaacagatttgctttttatacacaatattattattagtatacagattataaattaaaatatacaatataaataggcACTTATCATTCACAGAcatgatgatatattattatcatttttttaatcaaaaattatgtaatgaaataacatgttataccctattaatataataagtaagtaattattattgtaggcaccaaacttttttttttaattaaaacacccCATCATCTGGAGACAAATTCtcaaaacgtataataataacaaccgaataaaatttaaaaataattataaatcgatATTATAGACTTGTACATTATAGCTAATACGAGACTAgtgatactataaatattatatatatgcactagcattcaataaataataattactgaaaCTTTTTCGTGTTTTgtcgaatatttagttatattattttaaatctattctataatactaatttattattgtcgtaTTACTTGAAGTTTAATACCAGTAACTAgtgtatttaactattatcaaACCTATTCATAAtctagtattttaatacatttaaataacatttagaaCAATCGTTTCGAGATCCGAACTTAGAAGTTTATTACAAGTTAACGTGGCaattatacatgtaaatagttattaagaactagtatttttaacaaactcatcagaaactataataactattgcTGTGTTACGaagaaaaaagttgaaaatatgtgatatttaaataataataaataatattatgtatattctatGTACAATGTGCAAGACTAAAACTTGTAagatatctaattattataattattatttatatttaaaaaaaaaaaattgtacaaaaactaaaataaacactaaataaaataataatttaatttaatttagataatttaattgataatatattttacaaaattttcattattttttgaaaaattaacaaatatcaacaaaaaaagcaTTGGAACTGTCTGtagatttctaaaaataatttagtatgtcGTTGTAatgggtgtgttaaatttgaattttacaattcaataataaatcatcattGTATGTATATGAAAACAATCTGTGTATGTTCCCCtctaataaattctaaaagtgtttaataatttatttatattactaaaatcaatttatttttctaccagtaatacttaactaatattgaaataattttcgataaaatcattgtacaatttattacatttcttaatttctataaaatatttataattatattaagtattaatgtaatatattctatGTCACTACCGACTTACCAACTCTAGTCTCTAGAATGATGTGAATAATTTTgggttataaataactaaaaatgtgtCAAACTATTTGGAAATTTCATTACGGAATTGCGAAAAGTTTCAAGTCTctacgattaatattttttgaattacctacaacaaaataaataaaatcgttaGAGGAAtaatcattttcttttttttaatttttgagtatccgactttttaaaaattttaaattcaaaggtacatgaaacatatttactatacttttgaatttctaacagaaaaatgtataaatatgagcTTTGCTtatcaacttaaaaaaaaacatttcatcaACTCAATCAACTatgttgaaaattcaaaatatcacaaattcgttatacacttatacgaGATATAGTTTCTGGCGAAATCTATGATAGCagattatttaagtacaaaaaaatgtactaatatCAGAGCAGCAATTAGGTAGATATTAAAGttctataaatatgatatctaAATAGGCACGTTTGgtttatacgaaatatataaTGGCTAGGTACAGGTACCCATTACCTacagttgttatattatgatctaGCCACCAATAAGCtatctattatacctatgGTTACATAAGATTAAGGAACTATTAGACTGGCCTTAGTGTCACGGtcaaatttactatatttacatttttactatttccTTCCCTGCATGTTTTGCACCTTTTTATCTTCGTCGACGTTTCTGCAgcttcttttaaataatttagttatcaaattattttaattcttggCAATGATTAATCTcacttaagttaatttattgtatactttcTTGTACTTGTGTCATTATTACCCTACTTTAATAACCCATTACacgatatatataatgtgtatttattattttattaataaaaatagaatattaaaactgtGCTTGCTTTATctattacatacctacttattgacctatagtattattatactattatatggtaatataggtacctacttaatatacataaattatatgatgtgTATTACATTTGTTAGGGCAAGCTATTTTCTGCAAAGATACactaataaaacattgtaaGTTCAAACTAATACTTCAAAgtttaaataccataaaagtatgttaataaataaaatatgtaataagtattaataatctaatagtTTCTGGTGCctacaatatacacatatatatataatttatgagcttaaaataagataataatatagtctataaaaatgccaaattcaaattaaatatcatattctaatttaaattaccgtATTAAAACGGTAACACGAGATGaatactatacctacttagCCACTtagatataattgttttatgaaatactgtaaattacctatattatgagttcattattaaagaaacacgaaataatttaatcaatttaataacataaaataataataaattatatttaatatgtaaggTAAGTACCTGcctactttaatataaatatttttttacaaaatcaataattcttatacatataatatgtattctggTATTCATGATACATAAATTTGTAACCAATAATCACGACAACGAGTCAAGTCAAACAcaattaataggtaggtatattataatttatactagtaTGAAAAGTATACTTGtgcagcaaaaaaaaataatacaataatatataagccaTGTATATCAGAACATTTTCAGAACAAcccaatgttataaaatataattttgattttaatgtttgaatGTGATTATTGAGTAATCTCCGTacctatgaataaatataaataaatatttcctaatttttaatattttaaaatgtatattatttaaattttagttggaattatttaagtaaatgttaatataatattgcatgaTTGTGGTATGTGAAAcgtcttaaaataattcattttttgcaCTTTCTAAGTGAAATAAACTTTGAGAAATTGAGACTACGGTACTCTCGAggttattaagaaatattgaatatttttacatacctatgtataacataatttagtataattatttacacctatctattaatttacataaaaaattatacataggtactataaaacaaaaataatatatacttattttgtttcattttatttatgttgtattttatacaatattcggTATTGAAAGTACATAATgccgaataaaatattctcataTGTTATTGGTGTTAACTGGTaacaatatatcattattatttactatttcatCCCCTGAAATTAAACACATGTCCATCTTTACATGGTCGTACAGATCATACTAAGTACTTAAATCTCTAACAGTGTTTCATTTTTCGAcgacaatacaaataaaactaataataggtTGTATTacgctttatattatttttatgttgtacCCATAAAGTATAAggcataaaaatatgtatactataatataatgtcaacagaataaaacaataataaatttgggGACTTGGCTACTCACATAATTAAAGCgactttcattattaatttttattttttaacaaacaattaataactcataaatatgaaactttagccataaaattttaattcaataataaatcaggattttaattattattcatttcttcataaaaaagaatattaatataattttaacttccttataactaataaatataaaaatattaacttaacctaacctattaaaatactaaacagtacaaattatcttaattttcTGTAAGCTAGTTAATATGGACCAAATGAACATGCATGTTTtagtatattgttttacatttcttaacaGAAAGTTTGGAGTTttgaacaatataacaataaatcaaaatatgaaacTTAAATCTTACAACTTTTTGACAACAAATAAAAGGTACTTGTAAGtgatttaattgaaaacttaatgttaaattgaaaaaatgtttgaagtgAGTATGGTGCAAAGTTCCCCCAAGTTCATATTTGAAAATGACTCGACCAACTTAAATGTGTTGATTTGGTTATGTAACTcgactaatttttaataagtaaaatacaaaattgaaatagTTCTCCATAAGTACAAGTTatgttattaacaataatatactactatactttatatacctaataatactaCTGACAGAGTAAAGAATATAGACTACAacctacatgtatatattataatttataaattatattaccaatGAATTATGTTGATTTATTGTATGTACATCATACTGAGTGCAAAGAGTACATTACTTAGAAATTTGACTCATATTACTTTTCATTATTTCTTTGTGCAGGATTGAGTTGTCTATGCATGGCttgatcttaaaattatttttctcctGTTGGCCATAATATCTAGATTACAATCGTGGCATTGCcactaattaaaacataatattggatTACTTGATACTTCATGACATGTATAATTGTAAAGGTAATTCAATGTAATCAAGGTACAGACTTAGGTTAGGATTTGGACAAAAGTATTAAGTTCtaacacaaaaaatacaattcagttaatataaaatgttcatatattattatattttgttctacaATTGTAACTAACTCGGTTCATTCATTTTTACTCATAAAACCAATTatctttgttttgttttttcttaatttttgtacaaggtaataatataatcataatcgaTTTCCTGCATGTTTAGTACAATTGAAatcttgtttttgttttaaatataatttaaac from Aphis gossypii isolate Hap1 chromosome 1, ASM2018417v2, whole genome shotgun sequence includes these protein-coding regions:
- the LOC114132639 gene encoding alpha-tocopherol transfer protein-like, producing the protein MYQPETSYEDFLKSEQEKYPELNLKDIEVLTERLKANVDLPPLRAKLIVMFLHSSYFNVDEAYKTITNYCKYRKELPQVFENYDPSSEEMKQVFDNMSICIVLNPSSGKQERILYTNFKNTDPREYDYVRCCRYFFMMLEYLMVTSGTFDGVVLTMNSKGVSWRHITKTPMNTMKRLLGFVQEALPVRLKEVHVLNAGSIISMLFSIIKPFMRSNLMNLLKIFPEDSTDIFNHMPIDLMPLEIGGNGKSHYEYCEETYQKMISARDFFLSLN